DNA from Peromyscus eremicus unplaced genomic scaffold, PerEre_H2_v1 PerEre#2#chr22_unloc_1, whole genome shotgun sequence:
ggcaggaggattgcttcaagGTCAACACTGACAgtgagacctgcctcaaaaataagcaGGGCCATGCTGGCTACATGAGATAATGACTGCAGGTGGGGTGGTGGGTGCATGGAGGAGACGCTGGGCAGGGACGAGTGACCCTCACCCCACAGCACCTTTAAAGGGGTCAGACACCCTTGAGACAGGGAAGCAGGCTGGGAGCAGCAGGGCTTCGGGCTCAGTCGCCGTCCCCCTTCAGCAATGACTACCTGTCCCTGGAGGGGCCCCGCTGGGCGCCAGCCGTCAAGCAGGCCACGCGCTGGAAGTTCACGCCCATGGGACAGGACGCGGCCGGCCAGGTGTGGTTCACCGGCCTGACCAACTCGGAGCCGCGCGAGGCCTGGTACATGCTGCCCAACGCGCTCGACAGCCCGTACCGCGAGGCCCACGCGCGCTGGCACGGCTGCTTCGAGAGTCGCCAGCGCGGGCTGCCCTCCGGTGAGTGTCACGCCCCCCGCCGCGCACACCCGTGGGTCCCACGCTGACCCCGCCCTCGCTTGCCTGCAGCCTACACGCAGCACCTGCGGGAGACGGCCTTCTGGGACCCCACGCTGCCCGCGCAGTACCTGAGCGCGGGCACGCGCTGGGGGTGCGTGCCCTGGAGGGACAGGCGCGTGCGCGGCAAGGAGTTCGGTGAGCGGCGGGATGGGGACTGGAGGGGGCCGGGGCGGGTGCACGCGGGTCACCCCAGCACTCCcagggcagaggcagcctgggctacacggagTCAAACTTgaagagaccctgtgtcagaatAGCAGGGGAGAAAAGCAGAACAGTACAGAGCCGGGCAGCAGGTGGGACGGGCTGTGGGGGCGTGGCCGCTGTGGGCGTGGCCGCTGTGGGCGGGGCGCGCCCGCTGTGGGCGGGGCCAGCAGGCCGAGGGTCCCGCCGTGCCAGCCTCTGAGCAGGGTCCGGGTCCCCAGTGGTCAACAGGAACCAGTTTGGGACGGAGCAGCCCAAGCGGTCCAACTACGTGCCCGACCTGTCGCCGCCACAGCGGCCGCGCTACACCTCGCAGGACTTCAGGCAGCGCGGCGGGCAGCGCCCCTGCCCGGCCACCGGGCAGCCGCCCCCGGCCTTCACGCCCTCGCTCTGATAAAGCCCTACTGCCCACCGTGCCTGCGCGTCCCTCCCTCGCCGGTCCGCACGACCCGGGGCCTCTGTCCTCCAGCCTCGGCCACGCTTTACCCACCCTGGCTCCCGACCGTCCCCGCGGGCTGACCGAGGCCCTGGCCTCCCAGTCCCTGCTCCAGGCCGAGTCCGAGTCCACGGCTGGGGCGGGACAACCCCCCACTCGCACACCGTGCCCTCTGACCCCAAGCAGGTGGGGGGTCAGGGGGTTAGGGCGTCGGCCTGGTCCTTCGTCCTGTTGCCCCGGGGAGCCAAGTCAGGGCCGGTCTCCGAGGTCCCCTGAAATTGAGGAGCAGGGTGGCATTGGGAAGGGCGGGTCCAGGTCGCACCCCGCCCCCAGCCCGGGGTCCCCACCCACCCAAGCCGCAGGGATGGAGACTCACGGGTGCGAATGCGGATGGGCCAGATGAGGAGGCTGCAGAGAGCCAGGGCCGCGGCCACACCCACGCCGCCCGTCACGACCACCATCACCCAGTGGTAGAAGCCAACGCAGGCCCTGCAGCACAGCTCGGAACTGGGGGCAGAAGGCGGGCTGAAGGTCCCTGGGGATTGCCGCAGTACCCCTGCAACAGCCCCCCATGGCTCCCATCCCACATTCCAGGGCACCCTAGGCCTACACAACACCCCACATTAGACACACACCAAGTTCCCCTGCAGCCCACAGCCCTACCCAGTCGGTTCCTGAGCTCCAGCACGGGCTCGGtcctgccccagggcctttgcactggcCGGCTGTGGTACGGAGGCTCCTAACACGGTTCTGAGGAACCCTCCCGGCCTCCTGCCCAACCCCGACTGGAGACTGCACCTTCCTACCCCCACACTCAACCCCACTTCTGCATCAGCCGTTAGGGACACGGCTGGCATTGTCCTGGGCCAGcatgggtggctgggtggctgaggcaCCCACGCCCTGAGGGTCCGAGTGGGTCTGTGTCACCTGCAGCCCGGCCCTTAGCTGCTCCTGCAGTCTGAGGAACATGGACTCACGGGCAGGGATGCAGGCTCTGCACGACCATCACCGCCAGCCCGTTGGCCACCTTGTCCGAGAAGCTCATAGCACCATACACGAAGGCTCCACTGTGCTGTGGGACACACAGGGTCAGTGCCCAGGCCAGGGTCCAGACCACGGCCTTCCAGGGCTCCTCCCGCCAGCCCTACCGTGTGGGGGCCAATGAGGTCGGCGGTCATGGCCAGCGAGGTGACAAGGATGGTGGCGCAGCCGGCGCCCAGCAGCACAGCAGCCCCGTACACGGCCACGCCCAGCTTATCTACCACGGCCACCCATGCTGCGAAGGCCAGGATCACCAGCAGCCCGCTGAAGTAGGTCATCTGGAGGAAGGAGGCGGGTCCTGCATCAGGCCCACCCTGTGCCTGACACCTGCCCTCTCTGGTCCTCAGCCCCGTGAAAGGCACCATTAAAATCGTGTCCTACAGGCACTCCGGGTCCACGCCCAGGGCAGACATTACTAATTAACCTTATGTTATACAGCCAGGTTAGACATTACTAATCCACTTTCCATTCTACATCCAGGGTAGGCAGTCCAAGCCAACCCACCAGGCTACTAGAAGGAACAGCCTGGAAGACTCCAGAGCCCTGTGGCCTAAGGGCCAGAGAATCCAGCTGCCCAGAAGTCTGGATTGTAGAATTCAGGCCGCTGTCTGGCACCAGGGGTGTGGGTCTGCCCTGGGGGGGTGTCCCCGAGCCCTCccccctcccagccctccccacctcccagccctctccacctccccagccctcccccacctctcctcatccccatcccccagccctccccagccctctccccctcccccctccccacctcccagccctctccccctcccccctccccacctcccagccctctccccctccccctccctccctcccagccctcccccctcccccctccccccctcccccccagcagcTCCTGTCACTCACATTCCTCCCTATGCGCCTGTTGACTGGCTTcatgaggaaggaggagatgaaACCACTCAAGTACATCACCAGAGGGATGGTGGCGATGAACTTCTGTGGAGGGACAGGCAGCGGTGGTCCAGAGAGGGCTTCTGGGTGGGAGGGGCCGCCCACCTCCTCCCCGCCCACCTCCTCCCTGCTGTCCAGCACCCCACCTCACCTTGGGCAGGCTGAGAGAGTAACTCAGGTACATGGCAATGTAGGTCTGAGACAGGTTCACAATCAGCCTCGTGGTCATGTACAGCATGCCCACCTGTGGGCAGATCAGCAGGGGGACAAGCCAGGGGTCAGTGGGAGACCCAGTGCACTCCCTCCAGTAAGGGATTTGGAGAGCAGGCCGAGGAATTCCACAGCGAGCATTGGCTCATTACAGATGACTGCTCAGCAGGCCAGGAGGGAAGAAATCTGTGATTAGTAATGTCTGTCCTGGATAGGGTAAGGTTTGCCCTGCATGTGAAATGGAAAACTGATTAATAGTGTCTGCCCTAAGTATGAAACGGAAATCAGTTTGCCCTGAGAGTTCAATGAAGGAGTGATTAGTGATGTCTGTCCTGGGAGTGAAATGGAAATCAGTAACGTCCACTCTGAGCACAGGATagacctttaaaaaataatgtatgcCCGGCTATAGAAGATTGATTCGTAATGTCTgctacggtgatattttatttgtattaaaatgttatttgtatgttaataaataaaggtgcccgggggtcagagctattagcaagccataggaaagcagggcagtggtggcgtacgcttgtaatcccagcacttggtaggtagagctgggtaagtctctgtgtgttcagggatacagccagcattggatacacacggctttaatctcaataccaatcatggaaaacctggaggtccgTACAGACAGGCcctgatgaggcggtcatgtggttggatttacaaccaatgagaaggcagaacagaaactctatataaagactttaacacaggaagtaactCTGGTTCGAAGAggtaggaggaagggtaaggttttagctcttagctctgacctcttggctttcttctttgcattggttctgtgtttcttatttaataatatggttggttacttctacatttggcgcccaacgtgacaagaatccgcttggcttggcttggctgcaggtccggtttccggcctgggtggcccggctccctagctcgggcccaggtctgactgacccgcagctgttgctacttgcttaaagctggtgctacaaacaactcaggcctgccctgccaaacagggcccctgcctgtaaagccaaggcttgactcggctcaagcggctatgctttcttgctctctctctctctctctctctctctctggattcacacctcgaacaccaggtggctgttttgaaattccctgggattctactgttctacacagacatGGTAAGTCAAtcaacatatctatttaaaagagaattttttttctacattaaaaaaaatgggctttatgtgtacattggaagaaaattgggctttgtttgaaattttaggcactctgacaatggaacaactatatgagaagattaatattgatcgaattattcagtttattacttttctttcttttttttttttttttttttttttttggttttttgagacagggttgtttctctgtgtagctttgcgcctttcctgggactcacttggtagcctaggctggcctcgaacttacagagatctgcctgcctctgcctcccgagtgctgggattaaaggcgtgcgccaccactgcccggccagtttattacttttcttatcctcattttactatttaaaaagata
Protein-coding regions in this window:
- the Tektip1 gene encoding tektin bundle-interacting protein 1, which translates into the protein MENLRREASQPFVPSGTLELYFPALLYSNDYLSLEGPRWAPAVKQATRWKFTPMGQDAAGQVWFTGLTNSEPREAWYMLPNALDSPYREAHARWHGCFESRQRGLPSAYTQHLRETAFWDPTLPAQYLSAGTRWGCVPWRDRRVRGKEFVVNRNQFGTEQPKRSNYVPDLSPPQRPRYTSQDFRQRGGQRPCPATGQPPPAFTPSL